In Pseudomonadota bacterium, the DNA window AGCGCGCTTCCGCGTCCGCAGGCACCGCTCGCTCCGGCCAGGTGAGCAGGTGCGTGCGCGTGGTGGCCAGCGCCTCACCCAGCAGAACCTCGGCGTCGAGGCGAGGGGTGCGCGACCCGCTTGCGGCGAGCGTGTGCGTGGCGGTGTCGAGGAGCCCTCCGATGGTCGCCATGGAGTCGCCACCGCTCGCGGCGTCTCTTCTCGGGGGAAGCGGGGTCACCGTCATCAGTAGACGGCCTCGGCGCTGGCCTCAGCCAGCCGCTCCTTCTGCTCGTTCGCCACCAGTGCCTCGATGACGTCGTCGAGGTCGCCCTCGAGTGCGGCCGGCAGGTTGTGCATCGTGAGGTTGATGCGATGGTCGGTGATGCGGTTCTCCTTGAAGTTGTAGGTGCGGATCTTCTCGCTGCGCTCACCGGTGCCCACCTGGCTCTTGCGGTTGCTGGCGATCTCGCTCTCCTGACGGATGCGCTCGGCCTCGAGCAGCTTGGCGCGGAGCACGCGCATCGCCTTGTCTCGGTTCTGATGCTGGGAGCGCTCGTCCTGACAGGCTACGACAATGCCTGTGGGAAGGTGGGTGATGCGCACGGCCGACTCGGTCTTGTTCACGTGCTGACCGCCCGCACCGCTGGCGCGGTAGACGTCGATCTTCAGGTCGACCTCGTTGACCGGCACCTCGGTCACGTCGTCGACCTCGGGAAGCACGGCGACCGTGACGGTGGACGTGTGGATGCGCCCGCTCGACTCGGTGGCCGGAACGCGCTGAACACGGTGCACGCCGCTCTCATGCTTGAGCCGCGAGTACGCGCCCTGGCCGTTGACGGCGAACACGGCTTCCTTGTAGCCTCCGAGCTCGGTGGGGTTCGCGTCCATGAGCTCCACCTTCCAGCCGCGTTGCTCCGCGTAGCGCGCGTACATGCGGAAGAGCTCGGCAGCGAACAAGGCTGCCTCCTCGCCACCTGTGCCGGCGCGAACCTCGACGATGACGTTCTTGTCGTCGTTGGGATCCCGGGGCAGCAGGAGCTGCTGCAGACGCGCCTCGAGGTCAGGCTTGCGTGCCTCCAGGGCGCGCAGCTCGGTCTCGGCCTCGGCGCGCATGTCCTTGTCGGCTTCGGCGAGCGAGCGCCACCCCTCGGCGTCGTCGAGGAGCGCCTTGTACTCGCGGAAGCGCGTGACGATCTCCTCGATCTCGGCGCGCTCGCGCGAGACCTTGCGGTACTCGGAGGTGTTCGAGATGACGACCGGGTCGCACATCTTCTCATTGAGCTGCTCGTATCTCGATTCCACGGCAGCCAGTTTGTCCAGCAAGGATGGATCTCCCGTTCGATGGGTCAGCAGGGCGCAACAAAGAGCGCGGCGCGCTCACGGCACACAGCCGGAGAGCGCCCGCGCCCGCAGCGACCGACGGTCGGTTGCGTCAGGCCTTGCCGGCGGCCTTCTTCTGGAGGCGCTGGTTGAACTTCTCGACCTGGCCCTCGCGGCTCGACGAGAACCGCTGCTTGCCCGTGTAGAAGGGGTGGCAGTTCGAGCAGATCTCGACGGTCAGGGTGGGTCGCGTCGAGTAGGTCACGAAGGCGTTGCCGCAGCCGCAGCGCGCCTCGGTCTTGAACCAGCGGGGATGGATCTTGTCTTTCACGGTAGCATACCTCTTCGGGAACGGCCGCGTCGTCGGCGCGGTCGGTCGGTCACGGCTTCAGGCCGCTCTCCGCGACAGGCGCACGAAGGAAGACGTCGGGGCGCGATCGGAATGTTCCAGGCCCGACTCGGGGTGGGCCTTGACGCCAGATTATAGCATGTCTCGT includes these proteins:
- the prfA gene encoding peptide chain release factor 1; this translates as MLDKLAAVESRYEQLNEKMCDPVVISNTSEYRKVSRERAEIEEIVTRFREYKALLDDAEGWRSLAEADKDMRAEAETELRALEARKPDLEARLQQLLLPRDPNDDKNVIVEVRAGTGGEEAALFAAELFRMYARYAEQRGWKVELMDANPTELGGYKEAVFAVNGQGAYSRLKHESGVHRVQRVPATESSGRIHTSTVTVAVLPEVDDVTEVPVNEVDLKIDVYRASGAGGQHVNKTESAVRITHLPTGIVVACQDERSQHQNRDKAMRVLRAKLLEAERIRQESEIASNRKSQVGTGERSEKIRTYNFKENRITDHRINLTMHNLPAALEGDLDDVIEALVANEQKERLAEASAEAVY
- a CDS encoding 50S ribosomal protein L31 encodes the protein MKDKIHPRWFKTEARCGCGNAFVTYSTRPTLTVEICSNCHPFYTGKQRFSSSREGQVEKFNQRLQKKAAGKA